In the genome of Halobacteriovoraceae bacterium, one region contains:
- a CDS encoding response regulator, translated as MGLKADMKILVVDDMATMRKIIKNMLTQIGFTKIEQADDGATAWPMIQEAKSSGEPYEFIVSDWNMPQMTGLELLEKLRSSDEYKTLPFLMITAEAEQGNVVIAVKAGVSNFIVKPFSAQVLKEKIDKIFNK; from the coding sequence ATGGGTCTGAAAGCTGACATGAAAATCCTTGTAGTTGACGACATGGCCACTATGAGAAAAATCATCAAGAATATGTTAACACAAATCGGTTTTACAAAAATTGAACAAGCAGATGATGGAGCTACTGCATGGCCTATGATTCAAGAAGCAAAAAGTTCAGGTGAACCTTATGAGTTTATTGTATCTGACTGGAACATGCCACAAATGACAGGATTAGAACTTTTAGAAAAACTACGTTCATCAGATGAATATAAAACTCTCCCTTTTCTTATGATTACAGCTGAAGCAGAACAAGGAAACGTGGTTATTGCAGTTAAAGCAGGCGTGAGTAACTTCATTGTGAAACCATTTTCAGCACAAGTTTTAAAAGAAAAAATTGATAAGATTTTTAATAAATAA
- a CDS encoding chemotaxis protein CheX, with protein MSSNKNFIEFSRPFIEAAKNVFETMVFTKLDAQKPGLKKNNISMGDVSAVLGLTGEVKMPDRESNYKAMLVLSWPYDTYFKVASAMLMDTFTEYNEEIADVGGEISNMIMGNAKRDLAELGYTSNMAIPSMVEGAGHTLKYPEGTTVIVIPITSAHGPFYMELCYRED; from the coding sequence ATGAGTTCGAACAAAAATTTTATAGAGTTTTCAAGGCCTTTTATTGAAGCTGCCAAAAATGTGTTTGAAACAATGGTCTTTACTAAGTTGGATGCTCAAAAACCTGGGCTCAAAAAAAATAATATTTCAATGGGTGATGTTTCCGCGGTATTAGGACTTACAGGTGAAGTAAAGATGCCAGATCGAGAATCCAATTACAAAGCGATGCTCGTTCTTTCTTGGCCTTATGATACATATTTTAAGGTGGCCTCTGCAATGTTAATGGATACATTTACTGAATACAATGAAGAGATTGCAGATGTTGGTGGTGAAATTTCAAATATGATTATGGGAAATGCAAAAAGAGACCTTGCTGAACTTGGTTACACTTCAAATATGGCCATTCCTTCAATGGTAGAAGGTGCGGGACATACTTTAAAATACCCTGAAGGGACTACGGTTATTGTTATTCCAATTACGTCTGCTCATGGCCCATTTTACATGGAGCTTTGCTACAGAGAAGATTAA
- a CDS encoding metallophosphoesterase, translated as MRFLQKNNVKKTIIVISDIHLGAGTYVDGRRNHLEDFTSDQELVEFLAYFSEDEYADREVELIINGDFLDFLAVPFVEYFDDEFWSEKAALEKLKLIMNAHHEVFEALNNFISKKKKKVVYIIGNHDAEFVFEGLQTHFLNSFSEDAKKNITIRLSEDGEYIPVNGIIVKHGHEYEIAHQFHVKESIVQDEKGNQYFLPPWGSYYVTRVINKFKEERHFINAVRPIKKFLVDGLIHDTLFTIRFIFSTCYYFVMVRFIYYFRQDKNFKNLMANASNELELFQDYEELTGEFFQKRDDVKALIVGHTHDPIFRSNLDGTIFINTGTWTKMYNLDFGKRQNGELLTYAQIDIREEKKSKNNKKSKNKNLVENTETNKSSGNFEHLDLALNIWKGRSDLPFTEF; from the coding sequence ATGAGATTCCTCCAAAAAAATAATGTAAAGAAAACGATCATTGTGATTTCAGATATCCATTTAGGTGCGGGAACCTATGTAGATGGGAGAAGAAATCATTTAGAAGATTTTACATCCGATCAAGAGCTCGTTGAGTTTTTGGCCTATTTTAGTGAAGACGAGTATGCAGACCGAGAGGTAGAGCTCATTATCAATGGTGATTTTTTAGACTTCTTGGCCGTACCTTTTGTTGAATATTTTGATGATGAATTTTGGAGTGAAAAGGCGGCATTAGAGAAATTAAAACTTATAATGAATGCGCATCATGAAGTATTTGAAGCATTGAATAATTTCATTTCAAAAAAGAAAAAGAAAGTTGTCTATATCATTGGCAATCATGACGCTGAATTTGTGTTTGAAGGACTTCAAACTCACTTTTTAAATAGCTTTAGTGAAGATGCAAAAAAAAATATTACGATAAGACTATCAGAAGATGGCGAATATATTCCTGTCAATGGAATCATTGTTAAACACGGTCATGAATATGAAATCGCCCACCAGTTTCATGTTAAAGAATCAATAGTCCAAGACGAAAAGGGGAATCAGTATTTTTTACCTCCATGGGGATCGTACTATGTGACAAGAGTCATCAATAAATTTAAAGAAGAGAGGCATTTTATAAATGCGGTAAGACCGATTAAAAAATTCTTAGTAGATGGACTTATACATGACACACTTTTTACCATTCGGTTTATTTTTAGTACTTGTTATTATTTTGTAATGGTTCGATTTATTTATTATTTTCGTCAAGATAAGAATTTTAAAAATTTAATGGCCAATGCTTCAAATGAATTAGAACTTTTTCAGGATTATGAAGAACTAACCGGGGAGTTTTTTCAAAAAAGAGATGATGTGAAAGCACTTATTGTAGGGCATACTCATGATCCTATTTTCAGGTCGAACTTAGATGGAACTATTTTTATTAACACAGGAACGTGGACGAAGATGTATAATCTTGATTTTGGCAAAAGGCAAAATGGAGAGTTGCTTACTTACGCACAAATCGATATAAGAGAAGAGAAAAAATCAAAAAATAACAAGAAATCAAAAAACAAGAATCTCGTAGAGAATACTGAAACAAATAAATCTTCAGGAAATTTTGAGCATTTAGATTTAGCTCTTAATATTTGGAAGGGGAGAAGTGATTTACCTTTCACTGAATTCTAA
- a CDS encoding PQQ-binding-like beta-propeller repeat protein has translation MKSLLFLSLVLICSCATVEEIASKLKPDNPKNSVSKRSYFNPIWIKDLNEFLIGETHNYPVALQSPLVTDRMLFLGDHTSIFRAYDINNGRIIWEKKDKSHLSNGPISYKDFVIYGTIGGRLISRHRSSGELNYAVDLDAPIESNATIYKGRLFLQLRNHKVYCLDVETGKILWAYKRSVPYLTTLQGASRPVVIEDKLYVGFADGYVLSFSIEEGIPVWEKQISEVGKFLDVDSYLVQFNNVLITGGHGQSMTILDTKTGKTIQKLPYKFSRSPIIKDEKMYFGTVDGLVVLMNKDYQTISEQKVSQNNVTDLSFWQGNLLVGTVNDKVLLLSPENLKILDITRPGNSQSAIFGEFSVSGKHMAYITGRNHLYVY, from the coding sequence ATGAAATCTCTTCTATTTCTGAGCTTGGTTTTAATTTGTTCATGTGCAACAGTTGAAGAAATTGCTAGTAAACTTAAACCTGATAATCCTAAAAATTCAGTTTCAAAACGTTCTTATTTTAATCCTATTTGGATTAAAGATTTGAATGAATTTCTAATAGGAGAAACACACAATTACCCTGTGGCCCTCCAGTCTCCACTAGTGACAGACCGAATGCTTTTTTTGGGAGATCATACCTCTATTTTTAGGGCCTACGACATAAATAATGGAAGAATTATTTGGGAAAAAAAAGATAAGTCACATTTATCGAACGGGCCAATCAGTTATAAGGATTTTGTTATATATGGAACTATTGGGGGGAGGCTAATTTCACGTCACCGTTCTAGCGGAGAACTCAATTATGCTGTAGACCTTGATGCACCAATTGAATCAAATGCAACTATATATAAGGGAAGACTTTTTCTCCAATTGAGAAATCATAAGGTTTATTGTTTAGATGTTGAGACAGGTAAAATTCTTTGGGCCTACAAAAGATCAGTTCCTTATCTTACAACATTACAAGGAGCATCTAGACCTGTGGTCATTGAAGACAAGTTATATGTTGGATTTGCAGATGGATATGTCTTATCTTTTTCAATTGAAGAGGGAATACCTGTATGGGAAAAGCAAATCAGCGAAGTTGGTAAATTTTTAGATGTGGACTCCTATCTTGTTCAATTTAATAATGTTTTAATCACTGGTGGGCATGGTCAGAGTATGACTATTTTAGATACAAAGACGGGAAAAACAATTCAAAAATTGCCTTATAAATTTTCAAGATCTCCAATAATTAAAGATGAGAAGATGTATTTCGGGACAGTTGATGGACTCGTTGTTTTAATGAATAAAGATTATCAAACAATTAGTGAGCAAAAAGTAAGTCAGAATAATGTAACAGATTTAAGTTTTTGGCAAGGTAATCTACTCGTTGGAACGGTGAATGATAAAGTTCTCCTCTTATCACCAGAAAACTTGAAGATTTTAGACATTACAAGACCAGGTAATTCTCAATCTGCTATTTTTGGTGAATTCTCTGTCAGTGGAAAACATATGGCCTATATAACAGGTCGAAATCATCTTTACGTTTATTAA
- a CDS encoding metallophosphoesterase, which produces MIKNYLSFFIAQFVCLNFALSKNEEIVPKSKKLCQDLLFRPFHFGKINETRNIAQAFIKNEIILDTDKIIKKLPVSVNQLELYKDLMKQEYFSKPIGNFAGRFPDLRQAKQIRFAVLGDIGYGQRNPYNQIQVAKALNEVFKIYKNGVYPGIDFVIVPGDFTYDPKFQSAIRPPVHITPEEFRKSFIEVYPKILGNNIPFYVWPGNHETDPTRRIQGQQAMIDMMLLNKQYLCLNGHWGVPKLPKWIKIAGINTTMYNREEDYIQDYHEDQMKFLDQYFSQSNELTQNFLIVHHPPTILGKHTEDYSLNGDVPSISRIIDPIIYKHKINFVLAGHTHEQGIIARFGAFPHDLIIDGAGGANLSQIDLKKYPIRVYGEGDKNKLFLGHFKKYGFSIYTVNENGYTIIDKYGFSQGQSFKKVKRLLTQIYTKPNSSGLPITN; this is translated from the coding sequence ATGATTAAAAATTATTTGTCATTTTTTATTGCGCAATTTGTTTGTCTAAATTTTGCGTTGTCAAAAAATGAAGAAATCGTTCCTAAAAGTAAAAAATTATGCCAAGATCTCCTCTTTCGACCTTTCCATTTTGGCAAAATTAATGAAACACGAAATATTGCTCAAGCATTTATCAAAAATGAAATCATTTTAGATACTGATAAAATTATTAAAAAACTCCCTGTCAGTGTGAATCAATTGGAACTCTACAAAGATCTCATGAAACAAGAGTATTTCTCCAAACCAATCGGCAATTTTGCAGGACGTTTCCCAGATTTAAGACAGGCAAAACAGATTCGTTTTGCCGTCCTTGGTGATATTGGATACGGTCAGAGAAACCCATATAATCAAATCCAAGTTGCTAAAGCATTAAATGAGGTCTTCAAAATTTACAAAAATGGCGTTTACCCAGGAATTGATTTCGTGATCGTTCCCGGAGATTTTACTTATGACCCTAAATTTCAAAGTGCTATTCGCCCTCCAGTTCATATAACTCCTGAAGAATTTAGAAAAAGCTTCATCGAAGTCTATCCTAAAATTTTAGGCAATAACATTCCCTTCTACGTTTGGCCTGGAAATCATGAAACAGATCCAACAAGAAGAATTCAAGGCCAGCAGGCCATGATAGATATGATGTTACTCAATAAACAATATCTGTGCTTAAACGGACATTGGGGGGTGCCTAAATTACCAAAGTGGATCAAAATAGCAGGTATAAATACGACTATGTACAATAGAGAGGAAGACTACATCCAAGATTATCATGAAGATCAAATGAAATTTTTAGATCAATATTTCTCCCAATCAAATGAATTAACTCAAAATTTTCTTATTGTTCATCATCCTCCCACAATTTTAGGTAAACATACGGAAGATTATTCTCTTAATGGAGATGTTCCTAGTATTTCAAGAATCATTGATCCTATAATCTATAAACATAAGATTAATTTTGTTCTGGCCGGGCACACTCATGAGCAAGGAATTATTGCTCGCTTTGGTGCTTTCCCACATGATCTTATTATTGACGGAGCTGGAGGTGCCAATTTGTCACAAATAGACTTGAAAAAATATCCTATACGTGTTTATGGGGAGGGTGACAAAAATAAACTGTTTCTAGGACATTTCAAAAAATATGGGTTTTCCATTTATACGGTAAATGAAAACGGCTATACAATTATTGATAAATATGGATTTTCACAAGGTCAAAGTTTTAAAAAGGTTAAAAGATTATTAACTCAAATATACACCAAACCAAATTCAAGTGGATTGCCGATTACCAATTAA